Sequence from the Triticum urartu cultivar G1812 unplaced genomic scaffold, Tu2.1 TuUngrouped_contig_4687, whole genome shotgun sequence genome:
GTTCTCTTCCATTTACAAGCACTCCAGTAGTCCCACCAGCACAATTCTTGGGCATTGAATAACTGAATTCTTTTATAAATGGCTGCAAAATGAGAGACCGGTCAAGGTTATGTCTTGCATACATGCAGTTCTAGGGAAAGCATCCCATGGAAAAGACTCAGCTTACAGGGATAATGCCGCTACACTCGTGCCCCATGACACCCCAAAATCCAGCACGTTGGTCATACCTGAATTACCAAAGAGAGAAAACACTATGTTACCTTGCTTTAAAGATGTTTCCAATGCCTGTGAATTAAATGTAACTGTAAACGTGCTGAAGATCTAACGGAATTGCAACAAGTTATAATTTATAAAATAGCTACATGGTAACATTGTACAAACTATTTTATCATGAATTTGTATCTGACTTTTCAGTATACAAATCAGATCGTTGCGTCTGGTTAAAGGCAGACAGGCATGAAAGTCATATGGTGTCTAATTTTGAGCTAGTAGCATTTACTGGAGCAATCACTAAAGAATACAAATCATTGATGAACCAGAATCTATAAAGTCTATGAAAGAATGTACAAACTAGCCAAGTGATCATTTCAAGATGAAGTGGCCAATTTGGCTAAAAAAAGCAAAGCATTCCTTCTTTCTTTAGATTATGAAAGGCAAGATTACATAGTTATGCAGTGGAATCAGGCATGATCATTTTATAACAGTGGGTCAGTATACTTCATCATGATTCTCACCGCTAAACCAGATTTATTCAGAAGGAGAATACAGATCAATTTATTTGTCTCTTGATTGTGGCAGCACCCTTAGGTAAGAAAAGTGTGTGTTCTGGGCAGATGATGCTAGAGTAAACGATGAACTAAGGCAACAGGATATACAGCATATGCTGCAAATACAGCACACGTTCTGAATTCCAATTAGAGGAAATGACTTACCAATATGAACCAGGGCTAACAGGACCAGCTTTTTTCTCCGCCTTACGAAGAGCACGCTCAGAGATTGGATGACCGTTGATGGAAACCTTGACACTGTCCATAGACTGGTTGAATAAAGAAAGATCCTTGAAACCTTTCTTTAAGAAACCACCAAAAAATGATGAATCCCCACTCTTACCAGCTGAAGATTGAATTTCATCTAGCCCAGCATCAGAAGAAACATGAGAACTAGTATTTGTTCGCTCACTGACCGATGACTCATTTTTGCCCACTCTCTTGGCATTTTCACCGTTTGAGGACAGTGATTTAGCACAATCATCTTCTATGCTCTCTTCATCACATGTCTTAGTTATGCCATCGAATCCAAACGCATTGTTATAACCTTCCTTGCTGCAGTTGTCGTATCTCTTATTAACGCCTTGAACTTCAAAGTTGTTGTCATCTTGTTTGCTCTTTCCTTCATACCTTTTGCTTGTAGCTTCATCTTCGAGGCTGCTGCTCCTGCTATCATCACTATTGGCCTTCCGCGGGTTCTTGTTACCAATGTGACCATCAGGACAACTAGCATTAAGTTGTTTGAGATATTTCTGTCCATATGTTTTCTTCGCGGTTTCTCCACTAAATCCATCCTTCCGACTTCCATTGCTCTTTTGTTCACATTTCACATCAATCCTCTCACCTCGAACATCAAAGTTTCCTTTGCTATTTAAGCCATACCTCTTGCTCTTGATTTGATCCCCACCACTGCAATCATTTTGCTGGCTGGAAAAGGGATCAACAAGTTTATCCTCTAAAATTGGGGCTTGTGGACTGATTGTGCGAACAACTGAAGCTTCGACCTGACTGTCTGCATCTCCTTGACATAATATATCTTTTGGGCTATCTGCAAATCTAGACTTGCTGACAGAAACAGATTTTACCTGACTGATCTTGTTTGGCCCGCGCTCTTTGTTTGTGCTGTTGCCATAGCTTCCTGTGGAAGACTGCGACAGATTGTCGGAAAAATTCTGCTTCTGTCGATAGCTACCGAAACTGGAAGTGTCATCATCCTCATATGGATACCACCCAGAATTTTGAGGAGCCCGGCGATCGGAGCTTCTCACACTTTTTGGCACACTAAAAGATGATGATGGGATCACCGGATGAACTTTCACTCCTTTAGGCTTGAAATCGAAAGTGACAACCTCTGAGCAGGAGCCACACTGAACCCGATTCTGCTTCGGTGATGTGCATTTCCCAGGAGGTAGCTGAAGAAGCT
This genomic interval carries:
- the LOC125528180 gene encoding uncharacterized protein LOC125528180 (The sequence of the model RefSeq protein was modified relative to this genomic sequence to represent the inferred CDS: added 604 bases not found in genome assembly), with the protein product MGSEPKEMKYRRRARAPEPGDYGQCGGADRGGAVDWAALKQQDPAELLRKLDEIRDQITRSCEAAGPRGAEPPQHRMGRGAVSMRHSHADPLPPPPGRGAPPEYYRSSRHAGRYGQGGPLSSYDQRSVCDDRYARQPSGRFRQPRPEGQWEGYGYGGHHSSCQCAQCVHAQRAMPPQEESIPMARFFAGQQRPPYQFDRSASSISSEYGRRSVASSLYSHLSMSKRRVEYFSKRADSFCRPTKGGAPFVVCSSCNQLLQLPPGKCTSPKQNRVQCGSCSEVVTFDFKPKGVKVHPVIPSSSFSVPKSVRSSDRRAPQNSGWYPYEDDDTSSFGSYRQKQNFSDNLSQSSTGSYGNSTNKERGPNKISQVKSVSVSKSRFADSPKDILCQGDADSQVEASVVRTISPQAPILEDKLVDPFSSQQNDCSGGDQIKSKRYGLNSKGNFDVRGERIDVKCEQKSNGSRKDGFSGETAKKTYGQKYLKQLNASCPDGHIGNKNPRKANSDDSRSSSLEDEATSKRYEGKSKQDDNNFEVQGVNKRYDNCSKEGYNNAFGFDGITKTCDEESIEDDCAKSLSSNGENAKRVGKNESSVSERTNTSSHVSSDAGLDEIQSSAGKSGDSSFFGGFLKKGFKDLSLFNQSMDSVKVSINGHPISERALRKAEKKAGPVSPGSYWYDQRAGFWGVMGHECSGIIPPFIKEFSYSMPKNCAGGTTGVLVNGRELHQKDFDLLVKRGLQRFSEKSYTVDISGTVTDATTGDKLRSLGKLAPTIEKMKRGFGMHVPEEIS